In the Paenibacillus sp. FSL H7-0357 genome, one interval contains:
- a CDS encoding helix-turn-helix transcriptional regulator: MDTSLLICDHSYHYKSFNHNLKGGLQNYLFRLQTEGSCEVTSHGKEYTLSGGDLLLLRPGDDYQLTVKEPDHKGRLSSGDYYLFCEGPWIDAWWKRRNRPVANRIGLDDKLIGLWRNLLLEKRRGSLEEDTELKDVLLRSLCLYIDRAITENVQADRKGTATLKLKRFIEEHATVTFKLEEAAGYAGLSLSRAVRLFKEHYGKTMIQYAIEIRLKAAVEQIKYSELTLEHIAETCGFASYSYFHRVFRAHFGVSPLEYRLK; this comes from the coding sequence GTGGACACGTCTCTGCTCATCTGCGATCACTCATATCACTATAAGTCGTTTAACCACAATCTGAAGGGCGGATTACAGAATTACCTGTTCCGGCTACAGACCGAAGGCTCCTGTGAAGTGACTTCACACGGCAAAGAGTACACCCTGAGCGGCGGTGATCTGCTGCTGCTCAGGCCAGGCGACGATTACCAGCTGACAGTGAAGGAACCGGATCATAAGGGACGCCTGTCCAGCGGAGACTATTATCTGTTCTGCGAAGGCCCCTGGATTGACGCCTGGTGGAAACGGAGGAACCGTCCGGTAGCTAACCGGATTGGCCTGGATGACAAGCTGATTGGCTTATGGCGCAACCTGCTGCTGGAGAAACGGCGCGGTTCGCTTGAAGAGGATACCGAGCTGAAGGATGTGCTGCTGCGCAGCCTCTGCCTGTATATTGACAGAGCGATTACCGAAAATGTACAGGCGGACCGGAAGGGTACGGCAACCCTGAAGCTCAAACGGTTTATTGAAGAGCATGCCACGGTCACCTTTAAGCTTGAGGAAGCTGCCGGCTATGCCGGTCTTAGCCTGTCGCGGGCAGTAAGGCTGTTCAAGGAGCATTATGGTAAAACCATGATTCAATATGCGATTGAGATCCGGCTCAAAGCGGCTGTAGAACAGATCAAATACAGTGAATTGACGCTGGAGCATATTGCCGAAACTTGCGGCTTCGCCAGCTACTCTTATTTTCACCGCGTGTTCCGGGCTCACTTCGGCGTCTCTCCGTTAGAATACCGCTTGAAATGA
- a CDS encoding YheC/YheD family protein: MKAKHANLPQSKWLKTKLLLRNASIRPFIPDTRKFSKRNLEQMIHSYGMIYVKPERGTYGNGVIRAERGERQGFTYQYEETVRHFDSFEAFHKSLAKKTNGRSYLIQKGIHLLKHNRRRFDIRVMVQLSPKGVWEATGIIGRLGHPGKIVTNYHSGGKPMAIEKLLSTHLSERRLAQLIEELNRLGTRMAAHMQKTYPRIRQIGVDVGLDRSLTPWIIEVNMNPDPYIFNQLKDKSMYKRVMRYRRFYMGK, from the coding sequence GTGAAGGCAAAACACGCTAACTTACCGCAGAGCAAATGGCTCAAGACCAAATTGCTGTTGCGCAACGCTTCGATCAGGCCCTTTATTCCGGACACCCGGAAATTCAGCAAACGTAATCTGGAGCAGATGATTCACAGCTATGGAATGATCTATGTCAAGCCGGAACGGGGAACCTATGGCAACGGGGTCATCCGCGCGGAGCGGGGGGAACGGCAGGGCTTTACTTACCAGTATGAAGAAACCGTCCGTCATTTTGACAGCTTTGAGGCCTTTCACAAAAGTCTGGCGAAGAAGACTAACGGCAGGAGTTATTTGATTCAGAAAGGGATTCACCTGCTGAAGCATAACCGGCGGCGCTTTGATATCCGGGTGATGGTACAGTTAAGCCCCAAGGGCGTATGGGAAGCTACCGGGATCATTGGGCGGCTGGGGCATCCGGGCAAAATTGTGACGAATTACCACAGCGGCGGCAAACCCATGGCGATTGAGAAATTGCTCTCGACCCATCTTTCGGAGCGCAGGCTTGCGCAGCTGATAGAGGAATTAAATAGACTGGGCACCCGCATGGCCGCTCATATGCAGAAAACCTACCCCCGGATTCGGCAAATTGGCGTAGATGTCGGTTTGGACCGGTCGCTGACGCCATGGATTATTGAAGTGAACATGAATCCCGATCCCTATATCTTTAATCAGCTTAAGGATAAATCCATGTATAAAAGAGTAATGAGATACCGGCGTTTTTACATGGGGAAATAA
- a CDS encoding DUF6492 family protein — MSATSAGLSVSGPAIDVLIPAIEKDLATLPHVIDSLRRYVRHPISNIYIVSPNSSKIRNLCSRKNCIFVNETTVLPFTKKDIRYSSSRWNRSGWLYQQLLKMNGDHICRESHFLVIDADTVLIRPHRFRTGGKSIFYCRNWSQPEYFRTYRKLLGTAAPSPKSFVTHYMLFEKAKLAGLKRKIEARHGMSWHAAIIRSIDKKKQFGFSEFETYANYVYSGNSAAVILKNANNKSLKTSAASLGKAQIRKYARTYRSLSFHQRKGYSTPPKH, encoded by the coding sequence ATGTCAGCAACCTCAGCAGGCTTAAGTGTTAGCGGTCCCGCGATAGATGTCCTTATTCCGGCGATTGAAAAGGACCTGGCGACCCTCCCTCATGTGATCGACAGTCTTCGCCGCTATGTCCGCCACCCCATCAGCAATATCTATATTGTCTCACCGAACAGCAGCAAGATCAGAAATCTGTGCTCACGCAAAAACTGTATCTTTGTCAATGAGACCACCGTTCTGCCGTTTACTAAAAAGGACATCCGTTATTCCTCCTCCCGCTGGAACCGTTCCGGCTGGCTGTATCAGCAGCTGCTTAAAATGAACGGTGATCATATCTGCCGGGAGAGTCATTTTCTGGTCATTGATGCCGATACGGTGCTGATTCGTCCCCACCGGTTCCGTACCGGGGGAAAGAGTATCTTTTATTGCCGCAACTGGAGCCAGCCGGAATATTTCCGCACCTACCGCAAGCTGCTGGGTACTGCCGCCCCTTCACCCAAATCCTTTGTCACCCATTACATGCTGTTTGAGAAAGCAAAACTGGCCGGACTAAAAAGAAAAATCGAAGCCCGGCACGGGATGTCTTGGCATGCCGCCATTATCCGCAGTATCGACAAGAAGAAACAGTTCGGCTTTTCCGAATTTGAAACCTATGCCAATTATGTCTATAGCGGAAACAGCGCCGCTGTGATATTGAAAAATGCCAACAATAAGTCTCTAAAAACCTCAGCCGCTTCTCTGGGAAAAGCGCAGATTCGGAAGTATGCCCGTACCTACCGTTCGCTTTCCTTCCATCAGCGTAAAGGATATTCCACTCCACCTAAGCATTAA
- a CDS encoding sugar phosphate nucleotidyltransferase: MHTILLCGGSGQRLWPLSGRIRSKMFLELLPAPGGGTESMLGRVCRQLNHCGLGESALFVTHKDQMALTRRYTGNGYPVIGEPYKRGTFTAAALGALYLHSTGKAKPEDTLCVAPADMFADDAFFRLFHQFTDTLAASQADLVLLGTRPTHPSDQYGYIVPGKGKTSAYSPVISFEEKPVISRARELLQEHALWNCGVFAFSLRFMLSHLEQMGLPIDLAAFTDAYPGFPVRSFDKEVAERSSKAVVLPHEGEWRDLGSWETLTAQLNHHVIGAGGIWGESGHTHIVNELNIPLHVIGVPGIVAVGSPEGILIAGKAEANAIKEILQDVSAAPRYGETEWGSFTVLDEATSGSGLVLTIKLSLLPDHALPEMPCLHSSKSWMIVSGHGEVVLNGSVAAARTGEIFTMIRGDRHGVRAFTAMKLIEIRTLEEQNDDDDRIYDS; encoded by the coding sequence GTGCATACCATTCTTTTATGCGGCGGTTCCGGACAGCGGCTGTGGCCGCTGTCCGGACGGATCCGTTCCAAAATGTTTCTAGAGCTGCTTCCCGCACCGGGCGGAGGCACAGAGTCCATGCTTGGACGGGTATGCCGCCAGCTCAATCACTGCGGACTGGGTGAATCGGCGTTGTTCGTGACGCATAAGGATCAAATGGCTCTGACCCGGCGGTATACCGGAAATGGATACCCGGTAATCGGGGAGCCTTATAAGCGCGGTACTTTCACCGCCGCCGCGCTTGGGGCACTCTACTTGCACTCCACCGGAAAAGCTAAACCCGAAGATACCCTCTGCGTGGCTCCGGCGGATATGTTTGCGGATGATGCGTTCTTCCGTTTATTTCATCAGTTCACGGATACATTGGCCGCTTCACAGGCAGACCTTGTTCTGCTTGGGACAAGGCCCACCCATCCCTCGGACCAGTACGGCTACATTGTCCCGGGAAAGGGGAAGACTTCCGCCTATTCGCCCGTCATTTCTTTTGAAGAAAAGCCGGTCATCTCTAGAGCCCGTGAACTGTTACAGGAACATGCGTTATGGAACTGTGGAGTTTTTGCTTTTTCACTGCGCTTTATGCTGTCGCATCTGGAACAAATGGGGCTGCCTATTGACCTCGCCGCATTTACAGACGCGTACCCCGGATTCCCGGTCCGCAGCTTTGACAAGGAAGTGGCTGAGCGCAGCAGCAAAGCCGTCGTGCTGCCGCATGAAGGCGAGTGGCGTGATCTGGGAAGCTGGGAAACACTGACTGCCCAGCTGAATCATCATGTAATTGGTGCAGGGGGCATTTGGGGAGAGTCGGGTCATACCCATATTGTCAATGAATTGAACATTCCGCTGCATGTGATTGGCGTACCCGGCATAGTTGCCGTAGGAAGTCCCGAGGGCATTCTGATTGCCGGCAAAGCAGAAGCAAATGCCATTAAAGAAATCCTCCAAGACGTTTCCGCTGCACCGAGGTATGGGGAAACTGAATGGGGGAGCTTTACCGTGCTGGACGAGGCAACCAGCGGTTCGGGGCTTGTGCTTACAATTAAATTGTCCCTGCTGCCGGATCATGCCCTGCCTGAAATGCCCTGTCTTCATTCCAGCAAGAGCTGGATGATAGTGTCCGGTCATGGAGAAGTCGTTCTGAACGGATCGGTTGCTGCGGCCCGCACAGGTGAGATATTTACAATGATTCGGGGAGATCGGCATGGAGTCAGGGCTTTCACCGCCATGAAACTGATTGAGATACGGACTCTCGAAGAACAGAATGATGATGACGATAGAATCTACGACTCGTAA
- a CDS encoding PadR family transcriptional regulator, giving the protein MTRLLVLGMLNVQPMSGYDVQQGLQMTDAERWGGVLIGSIYHALKKMELEGYVAVTSIEQTGHRQKAIYTITESGKQYLQELISDALKASSVLYPSKMYSGLSFYEKLSPEECRRALEQQRSTLQDEYDAVKQGFEAKDAAMQHNIPPMVMLIMDNMFAIIRQQQDFVEKALALLDTQE; this is encoded by the coding sequence TTGACACGATTACTTGTACTTGGAATGCTGAATGTTCAGCCTATGTCAGGTTATGATGTACAGCAGGGGCTGCAGATGACAGATGCGGAACGCTGGGGTGGGGTGCTGATCGGTTCTATTTATCATGCACTGAAAAAAATGGAGCTGGAGGGTTATGTTGCGGTCACAAGCATTGAACAGACCGGGCATCGCCAAAAGGCGATTTACACCATTACTGAATCCGGAAAACAGTATCTGCAGGAGCTGATCAGCGATGCGCTAAAAGCTTCTTCTGTGCTATACCCTTCGAAGATGTATTCCGGTTTATCCTTTTATGAAAAACTGTCGCCGGAGGAATGCCGAAGAGCATTAGAACAGCAGCGCAGCACTCTACAGGACGAATACGACGCTGTGAAGCAAGGTTTTGAAGCCAAAGATGCAGCCATGCAGCATAACATCCCTCCAATGGTCATGTTGATCATGGATAATATGTTCGCCATTATCCGGCAG